The Thalassotalea piscium sequence GGAGGCGTAAAAAATGTAGAGGACGCAGCTCTATATTTAGCGCTAGCAGCCAATATACTTGGCCCCAATTGGGCAGATAAAAATCATTTCCGCTTCGGGGCTAGCAGTTTATTAGAAAACCTCCTAACCACATTAGGCGTAAATACTAACGTAACTTCAACTAAATCAAGCTACTAATTTCAATGGCACAACTTTATTTTTATTACTCAACCATGAATGCAGGTAAGTCTACTCATCTATTGCAGTCGTCTTATAACTATCAAGAACGTCACTTAACTACCCTACTTTACACTGCGAAAATAGATGATCGCTTTGAACAAGGCAAAATTAGTTCACGCATAGGGTTAGCACAGCATGCCGAGCTATTTGACTCAGAAACTCAATTACTTGATCAAATAGTCAAAGCACATACAACTACCAATATTGACTGTGTATTGATAGATGAGGCACAATTTTTAACTAAACACCAAGTTAAACAACTGACCGATGTTGTCGACACCTTAAATATTCCGGTGCTTGCTTATGGCATACGAACAGATTTTCTAGGTGAAACTTTTGAAGGCAGTGCTGCGTTATTAGCCTGGGCCGATAAACTTATTGAGCTTAAAACAATATGCCATTGTGGTCGCAAAGCTAATTTTGTCATTAGAAGAGATGCAAGTGAAAATGCTGTAACACACGGAGAACAAATTGAAGTTGGCGGTAATGAGCGATATGAGTCATTATGTAGACAACATTTTAAAGCGCTTATTTGGGTATAAACCTATTCATTTAATAGTCGTATCGAACTTGTACAAAGGAAAAAATCATGACCGTCCACATTAGTGAGCACCCATTAGTAAAACACAAAACAACACTCTTACGAGAGAAACACATCTCGATAAAAAGCTTTAGAGAGCTAACTAATGAACTAACACAGCTTTTAATGGTAGATGCAACAAAGTCGCTTACACTTGTTGAGAAAACTATTGAATGTTGGGCTGGCGAAATTTCAGGGCCGACTCTTGAGCATAACCAACCAACATTAGTGCCTATTTTACGAGCTGGTCTTGGTATGCTTGATGGCGCTTTGTCTATTCTACCTTGTGCAAAAGTAAGTATTGTAGGTTTTAAACGTAATGAAGAAACATTAGAAGCTGATTATTATTACCAAAATATTGTTAATGATATTGATCAACGCTTAGCGATTATAATTGATCCTATGCTTGCTACTGGTGGAACAGCGATCGCAACTATTGACTTACTAAAAGAAAGTGGTTGTACTGAAATTAAAGCATTATTTTTAGTTGCTGCGCCAGAGGGAATAGATGCATTAGTAAAAGCTCACCCAGACGTTGAATTGATTATTGGCGCCAAAGATGAGCGCTTAAATGATAAAGGCTACATTATTCCAGGATTGGGTGATGCCGGTGATAAAATATTTGGTACACTTCAATAAGCTTAAAAACTTGCAAGCCAAGAATTTATTAACTTGGCTTGCAAGTTATATTGATAAAGCAAAAGCGCTTAGCCTTCCTTCCACATGACAAAACGATCTGTAAGGTAATTTACTTATTCCAAGATCATACTTTCACAATAAGTTAAATTATCCACCCACTAATAAAACTATATTCATTAACCAAGTAGAATTAACAAATATAGCTTAAGCCATGCTTAAGAAATTGTTTGATAAATTACAGGCGCTTCTTCAGGTGCTTTATCAGTGATCGTTATAGCGTCTATATAGGTTTTACTCGCTAACTGCACATCAGTGTCACTATTAGCATGAACTCTTGCAAGTACATCGCCTCTATTAACTAAAGTGCCTACAGGTAAAACTCTATCAAAGCCAACACTATGATCAATAGGCTGTCCATTGGTTAAACGTCCACCTTTCATTGCTACTATCGCCATACCAATATTACGTGTCTGCATTGCAGAGATATAACCATGCTGAGGCGCTAGTATTTCAACAATTTGATCAGCTTTTTTCATTGCATTCCATGGGTTTTCCAATAAATCTATTGGGCCACCTAAAGTGTAAATCATCTTTTCAAATAACTCAGCCGCTTTACCTGTATCAAGAACATGATTAATTCTTATTAACGCGTCATCTTTATCTTTAGCAATTTTGGCAGTTATTAACATAGCCGTTGCTAAAGAAACAACAACCGCATGCAAGCGCGGCTCTCTTTGTTTTCTATTAAGGTACTTAACTGTTTCGTAAATCTCTAAAGCGTTACCCGCGCTAGTACCTAATACTTGGTTCATGTCGGTAATAATGGCTTGAGTGTTAACTCCTGCATTATTTGCAACATTTACAATGCTTTGTGCAAGTGCTTGCGCATCTGTCATAGATGCCATCATTGCACCATTACCTACTTTAACATCCATCACTAAAGTATCTAAACCGGCAGATAATTTTTTTGATAGAATTGACGCAGTAATTAATGGAATTGACTCAACAGTAGCCGTTACATCTCGAATTGAATACAAACGCTTATCTGCTGGTGCCAAATTATCTGTTTGCGAGATAATCGCCATACCAAGTTCTTTAACCGTTTTTTTGAACAACGCAATACTCGGTTGAAGATTAAACCCTGCGATACTCTCTAATTTATCAGAAGTACCACCTGTATGCCCTAAACCACGACCTGAAATCATTGGAACATAAGCGCCGCAGGCGCCAACAATAGCTGCCAACATAAAGCTTACTTTATCTCCAACACCACCTGTTGAATGTTTATCAACAACAGGACCGTCAAGCTCAGGCCAAGCCAATACATCACCTGAGTTTTTCATTGCCATAGTTAAATTAACAATCTCATCAGTATTCATTCCCTGTAAATAAACTGCCATCGCCATAGAGCCAACTTGAGCATCACTAAAGTCACCTGTGACTAGTCCACTAACGAAGTCTTGAATTTGTTGTAGTGATAAATTTTCACCATTACGCTTAGACCTAATAATTTCCTGAGGCAAAAACATTTATATTCCTTACTTATTTAAAAACTTAGGTGTAAATGCGTTCGGTAGTAATTCAGCTACCGACCAGTGCATTTTTTTACCTAAATGATTGATTGCAGTAATTTGAGCGTTAGGCTCAAAAAATTCAGCAATCACCTGTCTACATGCACCACACGGCGGTACTAATGTGTCTTGTTCCGTATAAATAACCAGTGTTTTAAAAGAGGTTTGACCCGATATAATAGCTTGTGCGATACAATTACGTTCGGCACAAACGGTTAAACCATAGGAGGCATTTTCTACATTGCAACCACTAACAATGGTATTACTTTCTGTTAATGCCGCAGCTCCAACATGAAAGTTACTATAAGGCGCATAAGCATTTTCAAATGCTAATTTGGCACTTTCAGCCAGTATATCGGCATATTGCTCTGTCATTATATCAATTCCTGACCGTTTGGTCGATTTATACCAGATAGTTATTATACTAATTGAAAAAAATATTTGTTCATTCAGCGAGAATTAAAAGGCTTAGAGGCAAGGCACTGATTACAGATAATGGTTTATCCCCTTATCAAAATCAGTAACGCTGCGTATAAGCCTTTTAAACTCGCCCTTGGGAGCTCGTCAGAAAAGTGATAACTTTACAAATTGATTGGATGGAGAATACTACACCTTCATCAATTTGCTTTGTGCTAACTTCCCTGACGATGCTCTGAATTGGTCAAATAGTTATTTCAATTGGTATTAAATGTACCGTAATCTATGTGTTATACAAGTATATTAACCGTATAAAATAAAAAACCGCACATTATAGTGCGGCTTTAAAATACAGATTAATTATAGAAAATTAGAATGTATATTTAACACCTACTTTAATATACCAAACTGAGTCTTCACCTTCGATGCTATAAGAGCTATTCTCAGCGCCAATAGGACCAATACTGCTGCGGCTATTAGGGCTATACACTAACTGACCTGCATCATTCCATGTAGCGTTTGCAAACTCTTTGTTATAGCCACCCTCTGGAACATATACATGGCCCCAGTCTTTATTTAGCAAGTTAGCTAGATTTTTAACCGTAAAGGTTAACGTACCTTTATGATCTTTCATCAAACCTGGGATATCTTGCTGAATTGACAAGTCCATCGTAGTTAGCCAAGGACGATTAGAAGCATTTTTGTCCACGTAACCACCGGCAAAACCTTCTAAGCCTGCAGGGATAACATATTCAGCCATAAGCTGTTCATACGTCATACCACGATCATAAGCTACATTTGGATCATCTGCGCCAGAAGGTATATAAGGTGTCTTAGCATTATATTTTGACATGTAGTAAGGGTCACCTAATGAACCATCTTTATAAGTACCCATTACCCAACCATACGGGCGGCCAGATCTACGTTCAAAGAATAAGTTAATACGCGTGTTATATCCTTCGAAAAACTCTTTTTTATAACCTAAAGCAATTTTTAAACTATGCTCTATTTCATAATTACCTGCGCCTAGCGTATCGATATTACGACCGGTATCATAAACATTATACTTATAGTTTGAAGCAGCTTGCGAGCTAGTGCCAGTGTTACCATCAACAACATCTTGGTTAGTATAAGACATTGTCATATCAAAGCCGCTATCCCAAGTTTTACTTAAACTTGTCGTAATAACGTTAGAGTAGCCATCTCTATCAGCATTTGTTAACAAAATATCATAATGATCTGGGCTTGACGCATCTACTGGCTCATAAATAATACGACCATCTTGAGTCACTTCACCACTTGGCTGACGATTTAGATCACGCCACGCTAAAGAGTCTTGCTTATCAACGTAAATATATTCAGCTGACCATTTCCAGTCTTCGCCTAAAGATGGAATTTCGAATAAATAATCAAAACCAACGCTATAACGCCACTCTGATGGTGTTTTAAAGTTAGAATCGATTATATCTGTTTCGCCATCTGCTGTTACATTTGCTAATGAATCTTTCATTGATTGAGGAACTTCAAGTGAAGTTAAACCAGTATAATCTTCTTCATTTGTTACGTAATTAATACCACTTTTGCTATATGAGTTTGAAATCCATACATTTGGCTTACCACCACTGAATAAACCAACGCCGCCGCGTACGGTTAAATCATCACTTGCATACCAAGTCATTCCTACGCGCGGTAACCAGATATCTGTGCCGTCAAGGTTCTCTTGGTTATCGTAGCCGTAACGCTCTTCAAATTTAGGGTTATATCCAGGCTTATCATTCGAGAAAATTCGCTCATAACGTAAACCAAACGTTAGGTCGATATCAGCACTTAGTGCCCAATCATCTTGAACATATAGAGAGTATGTACCCATAACAAGTGAAGCGGCTGTATCGTCTTGGTTATTAGATGGTGCGTTACCGTAATATAGCTCACCGTTACCAGCAGAAAAATCTTCAATACTATCAAACGACCAAGCCCCTAAAGTTGCTTCTGCGAACATGTTAAAAATATCGTTTCTTTCATATTGCATACCAAAAGCTAACTTATGATCACCCACTAAATACTCAGCGTCTAAATTTGCTCGCCAAGTTTTAGTTTCTAAGGCGTTTGCATGACGGTAATTATCTGGACCAAAGTTAATAGCACGGTCTATAGTAACTTTACCGTAATCACGTGTTGCTACGCCTGAAATAGACTCAACATCTTTATACGAAACCGCAAATTCTGTAGTAAAATCTGAACTCCAGTCCGAATATAGATGCATTGCGTATGAATTCATATTTTGCTGATAATCATACCAGTTAGTAGACGTATTTAATGTGTACTTGTTCCCAGTAATATTACGAATGCTATTACTTTCATCTCTGTTGTAAGTAAATGAAGCACGGTGATCAGCATTAATGTTCCAGTCTAATTTGATTAACACTTTTTCATCTAGCTCTTGAGGATCGCCATCCCAGCCACCGATATCATCAATGCCATAACGGTCTTTAGCGATTTGAGCAATTTGATTAAACTCTTCTAAAGTTAATTGAGTTGCAAGTGGTTTATTACTACCTTCTGGACCATAGTCTGACACTGTTGGTTTTTCAAAATTTTCATAGTTAGCAAAGAAAAACAACTTATCTTTGATGATTGGGCCACCTATGTGCACACCCCAAGTATCACTTTTAACACCTTCAACTTCATTATCTTCTGAATAGCTAGTGTCATAATCGCCAGCCCAGCTGTCTGAAGTTTTCTCGTAGAAGACACCGCCATGAAATTCATTCGTACCTGATTTAGTTACCGCATTAATTCGCGCACCACTAAAGCCACCAAATTTAGCATTATATGGGTTAGTATCAATTGAGATCTGATCAATAGCATCTAATGAAATTGGTGAACGTTGTGTTGGATAACCATTACCATTTAAACCAAAATCGTCATTAAGGCCAACACCATCAACGTTAAGGCTGTTAAAGCGAGGGTTAGAACCTGCTACCGAAAAGCCATTGTCACGACCACCTAGCGATGTCGCTAGTGGGTTTTGTCTTAGGATATCTTTCAAGTCACGGTCAAAAGAAGGTGAGTTTTCGATGGAATCTGAACCAAAAGAGCTTGAACTACCCGCATTTTGAGTAAATGAGTTTTGACTACCAGTAATAGTAATTCTTTCAACATTTTGCTCTTCGCCTAACTGTTCATTCAAGCGAAATGTTTGACCTAATTGCAAAAAGATATCGCCTTTAGCAATATCTTGAAACTTATCAGAGTCAATAAAAATCTGGTATGGACCACCAACACGTAAACCAGCTGCACTAAATGAGCCTGTTTCGTTAGTAACAACTTCAGTCACTGTACCTGAAGGCTGATGGATTAGCATAATTTTTGTATTAGGTGCTGCTTGACCGTTAGGTCCAACAATTGTACCTCTTACAGAAGAAGAGGTATCAGCCGCCATAGCAGAGGTGGTTAAACCAAGTGCCAGAACTACAGCACTAGTAAGTTGAGAGAGACGATGGGTTTTCATCTTTTTTTTCCCTTGTGTGTAAGTATTATATATTTATATTTTCAGTGTTCAATTAGTGTTCAATAACTGTTTATTCAACCTTAATTTTAGCAGATAAAATTCTATCAACAGCAAAATTAAAGCAAATTTATCTTACAATTTTATTACAATATTTTAGAACAGTAAAAAATACAAGTTCGCTTACTTCAAATCTTGTAGCAAAAAACATATAAAATTTATTATTTTAATTTTAATTCAACACGTTAACTCGAAACAACCTCTTTAAAATAAATTCCAAAAAAATTGAACTTTCTTACTAAAACACAATTTGCAAATAAAAACCAATAAATACTGACCACTTGGTTAAGACAATTTTATAGACTCCTAAATATCCATATATAAACAAAGGTCCTTAAAGCATATAACATAACCTTATGAACAGAATATTTTAATACTTATGAGAAATAATAATAACAACCAATATAAATCTAACAAAAGGTTAACATTTACACCGTAAACTGGTTAAACAGTTATAAAGAGCACTTTTTCTATTTATGTTTTGTATCATAAGTACTATGCTATGGCTAAAACCCAATGTTATTTGAGATTAAAATATAATCAATATTGACCTTTTGGTTATATGAAATACCAACATTTTAATGACAAAAATGCTTTTGCCTGTTAAAAAGTAATTAATTTAAGACTAATAAAATGACAATTATGTTTGATAAAAAAGCTGATAAGGCAATAAACAAAAAGCAAGGGAAGATCAGAGTTAAGAGTCAATCTATAATCTTAGCTGCTGCTTCTGATGAGTTTATTTTACAAGGCTATAAAGGCGCAACAGTCCAATCTATTGCTGATAGAGCCAACTTACCGAAAGCGAATGTGCTTTATTATTTTAAAAACAAGGAAAATATATATCATGCAGTGCTTGAAGAAACCCTTGATATGTGGGACCAAGGCATTGGTGACATAGTATATGAAGATGGGCCTAAGCTTGCTATCGAAAAGTTTATAGCTGCTAAGGTTAAAATGTCTTTCCAACACCCAAGTGCATCAAAAATCTATGCCATGGAGATAATTCAAGGTGCTTTACACTTAAAAGAGTTTGCCCGTACTTATCTTAGAAAGTGGGTAAAAGAAAAAGCTAAAATTTTTCAGCAATGGATAGATGAAGGGAAAATGGAAGATATTGATCCAGTAAAATTGATCTTTTTAATCTGGTCTAGTACACAACACTACGCAGATTTTGAAACGCAAATTTTATCTGTAATGAATAGGGCTGACTACGAAGAAGAAGACCAGGAACAAGTAACGCAGTTTTTAACTGAGTTTGTTTTACGTGGTACAGGGATCAAATAAGGTTTCACTTATGCTAAAAAATATAACGATTCGATCTGCTATAATATGTACCTTAGCTTCTATTTTAACGACGACAACTTATGCAATGACTAAAGATACCCTCAGAATTGCGACCTTCAATGTGAGTATGGATGCGTCTAATTATG is a genomic window containing:
- a CDS encoding thymidine kinase, which produces MAQLYFYYSTMNAGKSTHLLQSSYNYQERHLTTLLYTAKIDDRFEQGKISSRIGLAQHAELFDSETQLLDQIVKAHTTTNIDCVLIDEAQFLTKHQVKQLTDVVDTLNIPVLAYGIRTDFLGETFEGSAALLAWADKLIELKTICHCGRKANFVIRRDASENAVTHGEQIEVGGNERYESLCRQHFKALIWV
- the upp gene encoding uracil phosphoribosyltransferase, whose product is MTVHISEHPLVKHKTTLLREKHISIKSFRELTNELTQLLMVDATKSLTLVEKTIECWAGEISGPTLEHNQPTLVPILRAGLGMLDGALSILPCAKVSIVGFKRNEETLEADYYYQNIVNDIDQRLAIIIDPMLATGGTAIATIDLLKESGCTEIKALFLVAAPEGIDALVKAHPDVELIIGAKDERLNDKGYIIPGLGDAGDKIFGTLQ
- the deoA gene encoding thymidine phosphorylase, with protein sequence MFLPQEIIRSKRNGENLSLQQIQDFVSGLVTGDFSDAQVGSMAMAVYLQGMNTDEIVNLTMAMKNSGDVLAWPELDGPVVDKHSTGGVGDKVSFMLAAIVGACGAYVPMISGRGLGHTGGTSDKLESIAGFNLQPSIALFKKTVKELGMAIISQTDNLAPADKRLYSIRDVTATVESIPLITASILSKKLSAGLDTLVMDVKVGNGAMMASMTDAQALAQSIVNVANNAGVNTQAIITDMNQVLGTSAGNALEIYETVKYLNRKQREPRLHAVVVSLATAMLITAKIAKDKDDALIRINHVLDTGKAAELFEKMIYTLGGPIDLLENPWNAMKKADQIVEILAPQHGYISAMQTRNIGMAIVAMKGGRLTNGQPIDHSVGFDRVLPVGTLVNRGDVLARVHANSDTDVQLASKTYIDAITITDKAPEEAPVIYQTIS
- a CDS encoding cytidine deaminase codes for the protein MTEQYADILAESAKLAFENAYAPYSNFHVGAAALTESNTIVSGCNVENASYGLTVCAERNCIAQAIISGQTSFKTLVIYTEQDTLVPPCGACRQVIAEFFEPNAQITAINHLGKKMHWSVAELLPNAFTPKFLNK
- a CDS encoding TonB-dependent receptor gives rise to the protein MKTHRLSQLTSAVVLALGLTTSAMAADTSSSVRGTIVGPNGQAAPNTKIMLIHQPSGTVTEVVTNETGSFSAAGLRVGGPYQIFIDSDKFQDIAKGDIFLQLGQTFRLNEQLGEEQNVERITITGSQNSFTQNAGSSSSFGSDSIENSPSFDRDLKDILRQNPLATSLGGRDNGFSVAGSNPRFNSLNVDGVGLNDDFGLNGNGYPTQRSPISLDAIDQISIDTNPYNAKFGGFSGARINAVTKSGTNEFHGGVFYEKTSDSWAGDYDTSYSEDNEVEGVKSDTWGVHIGGPIIKDKLFFFANYENFEKPTVSDYGPEGSNKPLATQLTLEEFNQIAQIAKDRYGIDDIGGWDGDPQELDEKVLIKLDWNINADHRASFTYNRDESNSIRNITGNKYTLNTSTNWYDYQQNMNSYAMHLYSDWSSDFTTEFAVSYKDVESISGVATRDYGKVTIDRAINFGPDNYRHANALETKTWRANLDAEYLVGDHKLAFGMQYERNDIFNMFAEATLGAWSFDSIEDFSAGNGELYYGNAPSNNQDDTAASLVMGTYSLYVQDDWALSADIDLTFGLRYERIFSNDKPGYNPKFEERYGYDNQENLDGTDIWLPRVGMTWYASDDLTVRGGVGLFSGGKPNVWISNSYSKSGINYVTNEEDYTGLTSLEVPQSMKDSLANVTADGETDIIDSNFKTPSEWRYSVGFDYLFEIPSLGEDWKWSAEYIYVDKQDSLAWRDLNRQPSGEVTQDGRIIYEPVDASSPDHYDILLTNADRDGYSNVITTSLSKTWDSGFDMTMSYTNQDVVDGNTGTSSQAASNYKYNVYDTGRNIDTLGAGNYEIEHSLKIALGYKKEFFEGYNTRINLFFERRSGRPYGWVMGTYKDGSLGDPYYMSKYNAKTPYIPSGADDPNVAYDRGMTYEQLMAEYVIPAGLEGFAGGYVDKNASNRPWLTTMDLSIQQDIPGLMKDHKGTLTFTVKNLANLLNKDWGHVYVPEGGYNKEFANATWNDAGQLVYSPNSRSSIGPIGAENSSYSIEGEDSVWYIKVGVKYTF
- a CDS encoding TetR/AcrR family transcriptional regulator encodes the protein MTIMFDKKADKAINKKQGKIRVKSQSIILAAASDEFILQGYKGATVQSIADRANLPKANVLYYFKNKENIYHAVLEETLDMWDQGIGDIVYEDGPKLAIEKFIAAKVKMSFQHPSASKIYAMEIIQGALHLKEFARTYLRKWVKEKAKIFQQWIDEGKMEDIDPVKLIFLIWSSTQHYADFETQILSVMNRADYEEEDQEQVTQFLTEFVLRGTGIK